ATTTATGTAGTTTAGACGTGAGACTAACtcttgtgttaaaatttttttttacatatactAAGATATTGTTACTCTTTCACTTGATGGCACTCGTTTCCCCGGGGATTATGTTCCGtgcaaaattttattgcgACGCCAGGGACGCAAACGGCAGTACCGGGGACATTATACCGGATCGCGTCGTGCGACTGTGGCGCCGCCATTTCCTTTTTCGATTTTTATCACATGTACACATGTTCACTAATTTTTTGGcgggaattaaaaatatatgacatttTGGGGTATATAtgagtttttaattacatatatttgtttatttatatattttttaattgaaaaaatgatttttttttgttggttacgaataaaattcaatttttgcgGCGGTAATTTGTAGTCTATTTGAATTGCGGTAAAGTTCGCGCGCTTTTTAGAGGAAGTGATGATGGATGCGAGTTTATGTAGGGGGTCaagaacaatttattaatggaatttatttatttaattagtgtTTGGGATTAATTACATTTGTTAGTAGATTCtttaatagaattttgaatattttgaatattttgtagGGATTTTTGTTAATGGAGTGGGAAAGTTTGAATGGCGAGATGCTGATTTGACTATTTTGTGAGGTTAACtatagaatttattaatttaaaaaaaaattgatgcattgtaataaaaaaaaaaaagtatgtttaCATTGTACTGTTTTGTATCAgcaaattgtaattataaatttgcgCGCGTAAAATTTGttactcattttttaaaatatataatttaacgcaacagtaaaaattttgaataataaaaaaaaaagcaaatattaatttttaaaaattacttttgtcaAAATATGTAGGTACAATAATTGATGAGTGTGAGTGTAGCTAAcaattgtcaattttaaaaatttaaaaaagtgaattaaatgtaaatcaaataaaatttaaaaaatacacatgtatagaattttaaaatcagaaagtgcatttttttttatttttatattttcaattgtttaattcatttatttgtaatttcaaatttgtctcATATTTGTTACATTCACACATGACCccagttaacagacaattaaaaatcttcggatttttttattaacaaattaattgcaaaaaaataaaaaataaaaatatgcacatgtagaaaattttaaaaactacaggtgcaattttttaaaatatttttttttattataattcatcgttttaaaaagaattcaaaaaattattagacgtcggctgactTCAGTTTCGTATTCACACATgagtaaatgtagcagacatacgacagtttttaaattacatacaaaaaaaaaataataaaattttaaaaaatgcaattttgaattgtctaaacatgtatttttttgtttttactttgttaacatttcaatttattatttcaaagtttaaaaaattgtcagatgctCGCTAACTCTACTATcatattcacactcataaattaaattttactttagttTTCacttattattcaatttaaatttgaaaacaaaatacaaaactcaaaaaatatggGCCGACGATAAGCCAGTTCAGTTTTTGTTGTGAATCAACTGGCCACAGCAAACACATAGTTTATGAGGAGGAGATATAAATATCACCTATAACCCTTTCCCTTTTAAAGAACGGTCCTTAGCCGATCGACACCGCGTCAGCCCTCAGTGTCATTCTCCAACTAACTTGCAATATATAATCGAATCATCTAGTTATCAAGTATATGCGAGAAGCGAAATTCTGTCCTGCCATCTATTAAgttttttagaattatttataCTCAAATCAAACAGAATCTTCACAGTTCAAAGGCCAGCTGGGCACAAAACCCagcaagagaaaaaaaaaaaaatcttcacagtttccaaaataaaaaaagttaagattCCATCcctaaaatatttgaatgtaactgacagctgtcattttttttaattttggaaccaaataaaaagtgagtaataaataaaaattaaaaaatgcgcatttcgatatttgaaaaattagcgcgcgctttttttgaatttaattattctaataaattaattaaaaaattatcaactgtCATGTCTGCAACATTCagtcataataaataatattttgtttaaaaaatagttcacAGACATACCGCGTGGCGTTTAAAAACCTGGATTTCCATTATCATATTATCAGTTCGGGCGGGGGCGGCATTGAAGCTAGAGGACACACACAAGAACCATCACCACCAGCTTACCCCACATATTGACGTTCATATATTTTCACACACACAAGTTCCGCCGGACGGATTTTCTCTCATAACGTCAAAGTAACGTCATGAGAGTTTGACAGCTACTGTACTCGATTGTATTGTAGTTCTATACCAGCACCAGCACAGGACAAACCAGTTCTACTCAGTTTGAGTTTACTGTCTATTAAATGATTCACGTCGTCTAACATCCAGCAGCAGCACATTTGTCAATAATCAACAACAATGAAGACAAGTGTCTGagagtgaaaaataataacaataattagcacagcaattaaaataataaataaaaatataaaaaaataagtgcggtgattttttacatcaGAATATGGAAGAATGATCAAGCACGGGATTATTTTTCTACTGCTCCTTGTATTGccaggtaaaaaaatttacaataacttGAAAGTCATATTGATTTGTctggtatttattttttttattttatttttaatatttaaagtaaaagtttatgataatttttaatatttttaatttaacaattaaataaataaaatagaagtaagtaaatttataGTCAAGGGCGAGCATAGAATGTACttgctaataatttatttgtacaaACTGTAGTTTTAGTGTCCAGTCCAGGATGTTAGGTAATAAGATTGTTTGATTTTAtctgagaatttaaaatagaacggatattaataatttaatctattcactaaaaatgattattgataaatagatGGAGGTATTggtacataaaaattatttatttgaattattgtaGGATGGCAAGAAGCCTTGGGATCAGTATCAGTCAGAACTGTCGAAGTAGACATCGGACAAAATCTAACGATAGCTTGTACTGATGAAAATGTATCACGTCATCCTggtaattattcaaatgtcaTGTGGGTCCGTGAGGGAAGAAAAGATGGCCAGGTTCGGAGAATGAAAATAGGATCGAATAAAGCACTTGAGCTGGTGAATGTTAGTCTTGATGACGCTGGTAATTACTTCTGTACACTTGACAATGACGCGAATGCTGTTAAAACACGAATTAATATTCAAGTTAAGAGTAAGTTTattgttattgataaatatttattgttattgtttatgtttttaatgaaaataactgtatttattgtgaaaatattattttaaatcgcaGCACCTCCGCCAGCACTTCACAATGTCTGGGTCAAACCATCGACGATACTCGCAAATATTTTATGGGAAGTAGCAGGTACTGGTGGTTATCCAATAATTGACTTCACTGCCGAATATCGTCTTAAACCAGGTGTAGGTGAAGAACCTGAAGACTGGAAACCGATTATGCCGACGCACATTCCTTCAAATTctgtttgtattttttataaatttatttaattaatacactgtaaaaaatcgggattttatttaaatccgaattcactctaCGAAGTtctggagtttaaaaaaaaaaaaaattaccccgCATAAGGAGTAAATAGGGATTTTTTATGGGcgaagtgatttcggagtaacgcaaattttatttcactccgcattcactccggtccggagttttaatacttaaataaattaatatttaataggaACGGCTggtaattagaaaaataattatttcaataaataattgattcgatattaatatttaaacttaaaatattatgattttaatttataaaatgttttagtaactcactaaattataatttcatatatatgatacatagtgaaaatattaaattattgaacagCTATAGGGATATAGtttttatgggaatatttTGTATTTCGGTATAATATGAAATGTATCTCGTGGTATGGTTGATGTAAGTCATATGACAGTTTGTGACTCAgtgaaagttttattatcagctgcttataatttttaaaaatcatttcgcgTGAATATATGGAAAGGGAGCTCGTAATTATTTACGTACTCAACATAAATGTcaccctatcaaaaaaattcgtttgGGAATCCAGCTTAGATTCTTAAGTGGGTTCCTACATGACGTTTTCGGGTGGATTCCCTTATGGTTTTCTATAGGAATCCagcatatattcatatatttgtatcaATAGACGATAGACATAGAAATTTAGATACTCTGGATTCtagagaaattatttatatagaaaCCCAGGTTCTTATATGAATTTCTCACAAAGAAATtcatatattcaattttttttatgggaattCTGGTACCTACAGTTCCTTATATGGGTTTTCTACGTGGGAATCCACGTACCCATAGTTCGCTATGTAGATTTctcatatgggaatccagaaACTCATGGTTTCCTACATGgatttttacataaatcttctatcaaaaaaaatccatatgggaTTACATCAGAACCTAGTGAAATCTATATAGAATTAATATAGAAGTGTATGTAGGAAACCATGGGTTTTTGTAGAAAACCCACATAGAAAACTATGGGtacctggattcccatataaaaacttgaatacaTGGATTTCTTTGTGGGAAATTCATATACAAATCTAATTTTCTATATAAGTGATTTTCATAAAATCCAGAGTATCAAGATTTCTATGTCTATCAtctattgatataaatatatgaatctATACTAAATTCCTATAGGAAACCAAATGGGAATCCATCCAAAACCGCCATGTTCGAATCCACATAAGAATCTaggctggattcccatatgaatttttttgatatggtaaaaatatcaaagacctGAACTCAagtattagtaatttttttttaaattaatattttccgaaactccccttcggagtgaataaataaaaagtcattcactccgcgtttatttcgaaaattttttacagtgtaaggatttaaaaaaaatttattattcatttattatcaatacgAAATGACAGAGACAAATTGACGTTTATCATCTGGAGCCAAACACAACGTACTTGTTTCGCGTATGGGCAACAAATAAACTTGGCCGTGGTGAAATCGTTCAAGTTGAAGGTCATACTCATCACACCGTCGAAGAAttaggtaaatttttaattaattagaaccCCAGAGGAAAATGTACATAATGTAGTAAAGTTCTTGCAGCTTGAATCagactaataaaatatattttaatttattgaaaaaaaaagttaatcgaGCATGTGttcgatgatgatgataaataatttcagaGCTGGCGAAACATCTGTTAGCCGGCgtggaaaattttgatacaCGAATCTGGGTAGCGGCGGTAGGAATTGTTATGGGAACACTAATGGTCCTTGGTTTAGGTACATGCTACCTTCTGTATCGTGAGTGCAAGGCACCCTGTAAGCATTCTCTTGGAACTTTAAATACGAGCTTCCGCTTCTACTCTGTCTCTTTAATGCCCTTGCTTGAGTTGCGGACTTAGTCAATtaacataatttattactaaataaataaaaatatatttaaaaaatgacatcACAGCTCGATGATTGTCATAAAATACTAGTGCATGATTTAATTAGGTTACTAGTTACCCCATTGATAATATGGTTAAGggagataattaaaaacagcAGCGGAAGCAAGGGCATTgctagtaatttttaaatttatctatggCCCTGATCTCTAgctttatctaattattattattactgatcATTACTTATTAATATCTATTTAAtcttatattaattaacaatactatttattcctaattattaatatctattTTATCACTAATTATTTTCCCGGCTGCAAgcgcttttttaaaatattcattagatattttaataaatttaaatttttaatctggtaatttaaattttcactttttactattattattattactattattattattaaatattgcaCAGTAAATcatctaataaaaattaatatcatacttgaaataaaatcattagtaataataaaagtacatcattcattaatcattttattaaattatttatttattttataataattataaattaaaatattaaaataatattaaatagttatttggtaggggtgtgcgaattgTGTTCGAATCGAATCAAATCGAATATTACTATTCGATTCGAAACTTCGAATTATTCGtcaagtttttgaattatttgtaatttttcaaatttctcgatttaaatcaagaaaattctgatcagctttcaaatattaaatttagtaaaaaatgaataaaatatataacaatttaTACTTTTGAAAGTTAGTGATggcttaaataaatattttatggtaattgaaaatttggagCTGTCAAAACGAGGTCTGTCTACAGAATAGAGACACAGCAGGCCCGCACTACACACTCACAGACATACGTGTGtgtgaacgtgtacttggcgcgagacactgCCGTGTCtctggatttttatttattggagaacttagtttttaaagtaaccaaaaattaatttttcgtagATTTGTGTCTGAGCTCAATTTATACctctgacaaaaatttgaattattgaaaaaatattacaattttcagtcgttcaaaagaaaattttcgtattatTCGTAACTGCGGATAAATCAAAACTTTCTGAATTATTCGTCAATTTTCTAATCATCCGAaagttttcgaattatttgtaacttctaaaattactcgattcgaattgaaaaatttctgcccagtttcaaatattcaatttgtATTTGATGGAGAgcttaatttttgaagtaacaaaaaaataattttttcgtagattCGTGTCTGAgctctatatatctatacctttgacaaaaatttgaattattgaaaaaaatatttcaattttgagtcattaaaaagaaaatttgtgtaTTATTCGTCAACTTTACAATTATctgaaagtttttgaattattcataattttttaaatttctcgattcaaataaaaaaaattctgatcagctttcaaatattcaatttttagttaatgaataatttagttTACAAAGTAaccaaaagtaattttttcgtagattTGTGTCTGAgctctatatatctatacctctgacaaaaatttgaataat
This sequence is a window from Microplitis mediator isolate UGA2020A chromosome 3, iyMicMedi2.1, whole genome shotgun sequence. Protein-coding genes within it:
- the LOC130664555 gene encoding protein turtle homolog A isoform X5, producing the protein MIKHGIIFLLLLVLPGWQEALGSVSVRTVEVDIGQNLTIACTDENVSRHPGNYSNVMWVREGRKDGQVRRMKIGSNKALELVNVSLDDAGNYFCTLDNDANAVKTRINIQVKTPPPALHNVWVKPSTILANILWEVAGTGGYPIIDFTAEYRLKPGVGEEPEDWKPIMPTHIPSNSRQIDVYHLEPNTTYLFRVWATNKLGRGEIVQVEGHTHHTVEELELAKHLLAGVENFDTRIWVAAVGIVMGTLMVLGLGTCYLLYRECKAPSGGSGSD
- the LOC130664555 gene encoding protein turtle homolog A isoform X2, which produces MIKHGIIFLLLLVLPGWQEALGSVSVRTVEVDIGQNLTIACTDENVSRHPGNYSNVMWVREGRKDGQVRRMKIGSNKALELVNVSLDDAGNYFCTLDNDANAVKTRINIQVKTPPPALHNVWVKPSTILANILWEVAGTGGYPIIDFTAEYRLKPGVGEEPEDWKPIMPTHIPSNSRQIDVYHLEPNTTYLFRVWATNKLGRGEIVQVEGHTHHTVEELELAKHLLAGVENFDTRIWVAAVGIVMGTLMVLGLGTCYLLYRECKAPSIIEKIITFKSAAGGSGSD
- the LOC130664555 gene encoding protein turtle homolog A isoform X1, whose amino-acid sequence is MIKHGIIFLLLLVLPGWQEALGSVSVRTVEVDIGQNLTIACTDENVSRHPGNYSNVMWVREGRKDGQVRRMKIGSNKALELVNVSLDDAGNYFCTLDNDANAVKTRINIQVKTPPPALHNVWVKPSTILANILWEVAGTGGYPIIDFTAEYRLKPGVGEEPEDWKPIMPTHIPSNSRQIDVYHLEPNTTYLFRVWATNKLGRGEIVQVEGHTHHTVEELELAKHLLAGVENFDTRIWVAAVGIVMGTLMVLGLGTCYLLYRECKAPSQLEDQEVIELVPNIILNPGFFDERSERQHQLQHQDENFNNQTTTRLNNNTVILPRRL
- the LOC130664555 gene encoding protein turtle homolog A isoform X3, with protein sequence MIKHGIIFLLLLVLPGWQEALGSVSVRTVEVDIGQNLTIACTDENVSRHPGNYSNVMWVREGRKDGQVRRMKIGSNKALELVNVSLDDAGNYFCTLDNDANAVKTRINIQVKTPPPALHNVWVKPSTILANILWEVAGTGGYPIIDFTAEYRLKPGVGEEPEDWKPIMPTHIPSNSRQIDVYHLEPNTTYLFRVWATNKLGRGEIVQVEGHTHHTVEELELAKHLLAGVENFDTRIWVAAVGIVMGTLMVLGLGTCYLLYRECKAPSIIEKIITFKSWRIRK
- the LOC130664555 gene encoding protein turtle homolog A isoform X4, which gives rise to MIKHGIIFLLLLVLPGWQEALGSVSVRTVEVDIGQNLTIACTDENVSRHPGNYSNVMWVREGRKDGQVRRMKIGSNKALELVNVSLDDAGNYFCTLDNDANAVKTRINIQVKTPPPALHNVWVKPSTILANILWEVAGTGGYPIIDFTAEYRLKPGVGEEPEDWKPIMPTHIPSNSRQIDVYHLEPNTTYLFRVWATNKLGRGEIVQVEGHTHHTVEELAQLEDQEVIELVPNIILNPGFFDERSERQHQLQHQDENFNNQTTTRLNNNTVILPRRL